The proteins below are encoded in one region of Aestuariivirga litoralis:
- a CDS encoding inositol monophosphatase family protein: MATTPIMTVMIAAVRKAARNVQRDFGEVSSLQVSVKGPADFVTNSDKKAEKVLREELGKARPTYGFLGEEEAETKGSDPDHRFIIDPIDGTFNFMHALPFFALTIALERKGEIIAGVTYNPIHDELFHAEKGSGAFVNNKRMRVGARRELSESLLFCGLPNRAAKTHDLQRKEMALMQTKTAGIRALGSTALDLAYTAMGRLDGGWTHGLKPWDMAAGLLFVKESGGFVAGLGGEDNPLHTGGYMCGNADLLPQIKAALAEAKTL, translated from the coding sequence TTGGCCACCACCCCTATCATGACCGTGATGATCGCTGCTGTGCGCAAGGCTGCGCGCAATGTGCAACGCGACTTCGGCGAAGTTTCCAGCCTGCAGGTTTCCGTCAAGGGCCCGGCGGATTTCGTCACGAATTCCGACAAGAAGGCTGAAAAAGTCCTGCGTGAGGAATTGGGCAAGGCCCGGCCAACCTATGGTTTCCTGGGCGAGGAAGAGGCCGAGACCAAGGGCAGCGACCCCGATCACCGCTTCATCATCGATCCCATCGATGGCACATTCAACTTCATGCATGCGCTGCCGTTCTTTGCATTGACCATCGCACTGGAACGCAAGGGCGAGATCATCGCCGGTGTCACTTACAACCCCATCCATGACGAGCTGTTCCACGCCGAAAAAGGCTCGGGCGCCTTCGTGAACAACAAGCGCATGCGCGTTGGGGCGCGGCGTGAATTGTCGGAAAGCTTGCTGTTCTGCGGCCTGCCCAACCGGGCTGCCAAAACCCATGACTTGCAACGCAAGGAAATGGCCTTGATGCAAACCAAGACGGCCGGCATCCGTGCCTTGGGTTCCACAGCGCTTGATCTGGCTTACACGGCGATGGGCCGCCTCGATGGTGGCTGGACGCATGGTCTCAAGCCCTGGGACATGGCGGCGGGTCTTCTGTTCGTCAAAGAGAGCGGTGGCTTTGTGGCGGGCCTCGGAGGTGAGGACAACCCGCTCCACACCGGCGGCTATATGTGCGGCAATGCTGACCTTCTGCCCCAGATCAAGGCCGCACTGGCTGAGGCCAAGACGCTATAA
- a CDS encoding thiamine phosphate synthase, which produces MPRLFLVAPQGAAPADILACAKAACAAADCASIVLHEGATADEVKALQDLGLAVLIADVEPRVVSHLKADGLHVTTSEFNLLDLRMSLPKDAMVGKDCGTSRHAAMEASEQGADYVGFRQKAQLPDDDEDNNEPLVAWWNELAEIPAVPLDPVTAEEAALLAPQSDFIRPSDEMWQNPDSATRILKGLNEKLK; this is translated from the coding sequence ATGCCCCGACTCTTTCTTGTGGCACCCCAAGGTGCTGCCCCCGCTGATATTCTCGCCTGCGCCAAGGCCGCTTGCGCTGCCGCTGACTGCGCTTCCATCGTGCTGCACGAAGGTGCTACCGCTGATGAAGTGAAGGCACTCCAGGACCTCGGCCTCGCCGTATTGATCGCTGATGTGGAGCCGCGCGTCGTCTCGCATCTCAAGGCCGACGGCCTGCATGTCACTACATCCGAATTCAATCTTTTGGATTTGCGCATGTCGCTGCCCAAGGATGCCATGGTGGGCAAGGACTGCGGCACCTCGCGCCATGCCGCGATGGAAGCCTCAGAGCAGGGGGCCGACTATGTGGGCTTCCGCCAGAAGGCCCAGCTGCCGGATGATGATGAAGACAACAATGAGCCGCTGGTGGCCTGGTGGAATGAGCTTGCCGAAATTCCCGCCGTGCCGCTGGATCCGGTGACCGCTGAAGAGGCCGCCTTGCTGGCGCCCCAATCCGATTTCATTCGGCCTTCTGATGAGATGTGGCAGAATCCCGATTCTGCCACCCGCATCCTCAAGGGATTGAATGAAAAGCTGAAATGA
- a CDS encoding phosphoglycerate kinase, with the protein MPAFRTLDDVNVKDKRVVIRLDLNVPMENGHVTDTTRIDRVVPTLKELLDKGAAVIILAHFDRPKGKVVPEMSLKPVAPALQKALGHKVEFVFTDWQSAPKVDAKPGDVILMENTRYHGGEEKNDAGFAKMLGGLGDIFVNDAFSAAHRAHSSTEGIAHVIPAYAGRAMQQELDALQAALETPKRPVIAIVGGAKVSSKLDLLGNLMKKVEGLIIGGAMANTFLFSQGNEVGKSLVEKDLADTARKISADAEKHNCAIILPVDAIVAHKFEAHAPSHDYGVDGIPSDGMMLDVGPMSVDRVKAAIDGAHTLLWNGPFGAFEMQPFDAATVAVAKYAAERTKAGKLISVAGGGDTVAALNHAGVAGDFTYISTAGGAFLEWLEGKDLPGVAALKK; encoded by the coding sequence ATGCCCGCTTTCAGAACCCTTGATGATGTGAATGTGAAAGACAAGCGCGTGGTCATCCGCCTTGATCTCAATGTGCCAATGGAAAATGGCCATGTGACCGACACCACCCGCATTGACCGCGTGGTGCCCACGTTGAAAGAGCTTCTGGACAAGGGTGCAGCCGTCATCATCCTCGCGCATTTTGACCGGCCGAAGGGCAAGGTCGTGCCGGAAATGTCGTTGAAGCCCGTCGCCCCCGCGCTGCAAAAGGCTTTGGGCCACAAGGTCGAATTCGTCTTCACCGATTGGCAATCCGCCCCCAAGGTGGATGCCAAGCCGGGTGACGTGATCCTGATGGAAAACACCCGCTATCACGGCGGCGAAGAAAAGAATGATGCCGGCTTTGCCAAGATGCTGGGCGGCCTCGGCGACATTTTCGTCAATGATGCCTTCTCCGCCGCGCACCGCGCGCATTCCTCCACCGAAGGCATCGCCCATGTGATCCCGGCTTACGCAGGCCGCGCCATGCAGCAGGAACTGGATGCGCTGCAAGCCGCACTCGAAACCCCGAAGCGCCCGGTCATCGCCATTGTCGGTGGTGCCAAGGTGTCATCCAAGCTCGATCTGCTCGGCAATCTGATGAAGAAGGTCGAAGGCCTGATCATCGGCGGCGCCATGGCCAACACCTTCCTGTTCTCGCAGGGCAATGAAGTTGGAAAATCGCTGGTCGAGAAAGACCTCGCCGATACCGCGCGCAAGATTTCCGCCGATGCTGAAAAGCACAACTGCGCAATCATCCTGCCGGTGGATGCCATCGTCGCCCACAAATTCGAAGCCCATGCCCCCTCGCATGACTACGGCGTGGATGGGATTCCATCGGACGGCATGATGCTCGATGTCGGCCCCATGTCGGTGGACCGCGTGAAGGCCGCCATCGACGGCGCCCACACGCTGCTGTGGAACGGCCCCTTCGGTGCCTTCGAAATGCAGCCCTTCGATGCGGCCACCGTGGCCGTGGCTAAATATGCCGCCGAGCGGACCAAGGCCGGCAAGCTGATCAGCGTGGCCGGCGGCGGCGACACGGTAGCCGCGCTCAACCATGCCGGCGTGGCCGGAGACTTCACCTACATCTCCACCGCCGGCGGCGCCTTCCTCGAATGGCTGGAAGGCAAGGATCTGCCAGGTGTTGCCGCCCTGAAGAAGTGA
- a CDS encoding tetratricopeptide repeat protein, with the protein MKIFVKLVFVLALLSPAFAEAPGSPHPEYARKLDLFFGTLQRTKDPNEAQQAETEIRMIWASNSTDDAVHELTIATLAMQMKNFKSAETILDHLIQQHPEFSEAWNRRATLYFVVGRFSESLSDIEKVLELEPRHFGALSGKGACLRALGRDADALEAMKEAIAIDPFIGGLSDAIKEMKKSQQEL; encoded by the coding sequence ATGAAAATCTTCGTCAAACTGGTTTTCGTTTTGGCCCTGTTGAGCCCCGCTTTTGCAGAAGCGCCAGGATCGCCGCACCCTGAATATGCGCGAAAGCTCGACCTGTTCTTTGGTACATTACAAAGAACCAAAGATCCCAACGAAGCCCAGCAGGCCGAGACCGAGATTCGTATGATTTGGGCCAGCAACAGCACGGATGACGCGGTGCATGAGCTTACCATTGCGACACTGGCAATGCAGATGAAGAATTTCAAGTCGGCAGAGACCATTCTCGATCATCTGATCCAGCAGCATCCGGAATTTTCCGAGGCGTGGAACCGGCGCGCCACGCTTTATTTCGTGGTGGGGCGTTTCTCAGAATCGCTATCGGATATTGAAAAGGTGCTGGAGCTTGAGCCCAGGCACTTTGGCGCGCTCTCCGGCAAGGGCGCGTGCCTGCGCGCCCTGGGCCGTGATGCAGATGCGCTGGAGGCAATGAAAGAGGCGATTGCCATTGATCCCTTCATCGGTGGCCTGAGCGACGCGATCAAAGAGATGAAGAAATCCCAGCAGGAATTATAG
- a CDS encoding tetratricopeptide repeat protein, which translates to MKRTTALLFLSLVASGPSLAQAPPPASFEEAMTLYQDGRYADAKPIADNWATKDDPRAYLMLGTMAQKGLGVEVDLKQAQIWFEKGAEKGDVDCQLALAMLYLTGTGQKPNVDDGAPWLKKAAESGNVKAQYNFGLYYTGLYGTPPDWDSAAKWFKAAADKESARAQYNLALLFIDGKGVPKDQLTAANLFSKAAVQGMPEAALEYGVMVFRGEGVAKDEAVGAKWLLIAAQHGNAVAQNRLARILGLGVPGVPQDPIEAMKWNFVAKKAGRGDIELDAATEKADPGMVLDAKARAEAFKPLPDRTPD; encoded by the coding sequence ATGAAGCGCACCACCGCACTTCTCTTTTTAAGCCTCGTAGCGTCCGGCCCCAGCCTGGCCCAGGCCCCGCCGCCGGCCAGCTTTGAAGAGGCCATGACCCTCTATCAGGATGGCCGCTATGCCGATGCCAAGCCCATTGCTGATAACTGGGCCACCAAGGACGATCCGCGTGCCTATCTGATGCTCGGCACCATGGCGCAAAAGGGCCTCGGCGTCGAAGTTGATCTGAAACAGGCACAAATCTGGTTTGAGAAAGGTGCCGAAAAAGGCGATGTGGACTGCCAATTGGCGCTCGCCATGCTTTATCTCACTGGCACGGGCCAGAAGCCCAATGTGGATGATGGCGCACCTTGGCTGAAGAAAGCCGCTGAATCTGGCAATGTGAAAGCCCAGTATAATTTCGGGCTCTATTATACAGGTCTTTATGGCACACCACCCGATTGGGACAGTGCCGCCAAATGGTTCAAGGCCGCTGCCGACAAGGAAAGTGCGCGCGCGCAATATAATCTGGCACTGCTGTTTATTGACGGTAAGGGCGTGCCCAAGGATCAGCTGACAGCCGCCAATCTGTTTTCCAAAGCCGCAGTGCAGGGCATGCCGGAGGCCGCACTTGAATACGGCGTCATGGTGTTTCGCGGCGAAGGTGTTGCCAAGGATGAAGCTGTGGGTGCCAAATGGCTGCTGATCGCGGCCCAGCATGGCAACGCCGTCGCGCAGAACCGCCTGGCGCGTATCCTGGGCCTGGGCGTGCCCGGCGTGCCACAGGACCCCATTGAAGCGATGAAATGGAACTTCGTGGCCAAGAAAGCCGGCCGTGGCGATATCGAGCTGGATGCCGCCACTGAGAAGGCCGACCCTGGCATGGTCCTCGACGCCAAAGCCCGCGCCGAAGCCTTCAAGCCACTGCCCGACCGGACGCCGGACTAA
- a CDS encoding BLUF domain-containing protein: MMIVRCLYASRMTKTNPAAARKAILDASRKNNGKLGITGVLISAGDAFIQVLEGGRPQVSQLYNTIVQDKRHSGVTLFAFEEIAHREFEGWSMGEIATDQVNPALLLKYSATTRLDPFAMSGSAMLALMHELVATGSVVCGGNRR, encoded by the coding sequence ATGATGATCGTCCGTTGCCTCTATGCAAGCCGCATGACCAAGACTAATCCCGCCGCTGCGCGCAAGGCCATTCTAGACGCCTCACGCAAGAACAATGGGAAGCTTGGAATTACAGGGGTTCTGATTTCCGCGGGCGATGCATTCATACAGGTTCTCGAGGGTGGACGTCCGCAGGTCAGCCAGCTCTACAACACCATTGTCCAGGACAAGCGGCACTCAGGCGTGACTCTGTTTGCATTCGAAGAAATTGCACACCGAGAATTTGAAGGGTGGTCGATGGGAGAGATTGCGACCGACCAGGTCAATCCTGCACTTTTGCTTAAATATTCCGCGACGACCAGACTCGATCCCTTTGCCATGTCGGGCTCGGCCATGCTGGCCCTAATGCATGAACTGGTGGCGACGGGATCAGTCGTGTGTGGCGGCAACCGACGTTGA
- a CDS encoding alpha-hydroxy acid oxidase, with the protein MRLSDCHNFADFRLLAKKRLPGPIFNYIDGAADDEVTYRRNTKAYEDVDLIPNILRGVEKIDTSVTVMGQKLALPFYCSPTALQRLFHHDGELAVAKAATKYGTMFGVSSLGTTSLEDVRKIGDGPQAYQFYFHKDRGLNRAMMQRAKASGVNVMMLTVDSITGGNRERDKRTGFSIPFKLNARGIAQFVMKPMWGINYMTHPAFSLPQLDEHVKMAPGAMSIGGYFTEMLDPAMTWKDVEEMVDEWGGHFCLKGVMSVEDAKRAQKIGCTGVILSNHGGRQLDGSRTSFDQVGAVVDAVGSKLDVIVDGGVQRGTHVLKALAMGAKAVGLGRAYLFPLSAAGQPGVERALELMKLEIERDMKLMGVRSVAELSRKNLAFRNNA; encoded by the coding sequence ATGCGGCTGAGCGACTGTCATAATTTTGCGGATTTCCGCCTGCTGGCCAAAAAGCGCCTGCCGGGCCCGATCTTCAATTATATCGACGGCGCGGCCGATGATGAAGTGACCTACCGCCGCAACACCAAGGCCTATGAGGATGTGGATCTCATTCCCAACATCCTGCGCGGCGTTGAAAAGATCGATACCTCAGTCACCGTCATGGGCCAGAAACTGGCGCTGCCCTTCTATTGCTCGCCCACTGCCTTGCAACGCCTGTTCCATCACGATGGCGAATTGGCGGTGGCCAAAGCCGCCACCAAATACGGCACCATGTTCGGCGTCTCCTCACTGGGCACCACCAGCCTCGAAGACGTGCGCAAGATCGGCGATGGCCCGCAGGCCTATCAATTCTATTTCCACAAGGACCGTGGCCTGAACCGCGCCATGATGCAGCGCGCCAAGGCCTCGGGCGTCAATGTCATGATGCTCACGGTGGACTCAATCACCGGCGGCAACCGCGAGCGCGACAAGCGCACCGGCTTTTCCATTCCTTTCAAACTGAATGCGCGCGGCATCGCGCAATTCGTGATGAAGCCAATGTGGGGCATCAATTATATGACCCACCCCGCCTTCTCGCTGCCGCAGCTGGATGAGCATGTGAAAATGGCCCCGGGTGCGATGTCAATCGGCGGCTATTTCACCGAAATGCTCGATCCCGCCATGACTTGGAAAGATGTCGAGGAAATGGTGGATGAATGGGGCGGGCATTTCTGCCTCAAGGGTGTGATGTCGGTTGAGGATGCCAAGCGCGCCCAGAAGATTGGTTGCACCGGCGTCATTCTCTCCAACCATGGCGGCCGCCAGCTCGACGGTTCGCGCACCTCGTTTGATCAGGTCGGCGCGGTGGTCGACGCAGTGGGTTCGAAGCTTGATGTGATTGTCGATGGCGGCGTGCAGCGCGGCACGCATGTGCTGAAGGCGCTGGCCATGGGGGCCAAGGCCGTAGGGTTAGGCCGGGCCTATCTCTTCCCATTGTCTGCCGCTGGCCAACCTGGCGTCGAGCGCGCGCTGGAGCTGATGAAGCTCGAGATCGAGCGCGACATGAAGCTGATGGGCGTGCGCTCGGTGGCTGAGCTCAGCCGCAAAAATTTGGCGTTCCGGAACAACGCCTAA
- the folE gene encoding GTP cyclohydrolase I, whose product MAKNIQSSKTPVSERIRQRLLKAGRRYFANDNIADFISQDEHDQLLEEVASKMQGVLESLVIDVENDHNTKGTARRIAKMYVNEVFKGRFHKAPPVTEFPNAASLNELMIVGPITVRSACSHHFCPIIGKVWVGLMPNQHSNLIGLSKYVRLVDWILSRPQIQEEAITQIADLFMDLVKPDGLAIVMQADHFCMHWRGVKESDSLMMNSVMRGSFLKNTSLRREFLSLIPRKE is encoded by the coding sequence ATGGCGAAAAACATACAATCCAGCAAGACGCCCGTTTCGGAACGTATCCGGCAGAGGCTTCTGAAAGCGGGCCGGCGTTACTTCGCCAACGACAACATCGCAGATTTTATCTCTCAGGATGAACACGATCAGCTTTTGGAGGAGGTCGCATCCAAAATGCAGGGTGTGCTGGAGAGTTTGGTCATTGACGTCGAGAATGATCATAACACCAAAGGTACCGCACGCCGCATCGCCAAGATGTATGTCAATGAGGTTTTCAAGGGGCGCTTCCATAAGGCGCCCCCCGTAACCGAGTTTCCAAACGCAGCCAGCCTGAATGAGCTGATGATCGTGGGTCCGATCACGGTCCGCAGTGCGTGCTCGCACCATTTCTGCCCCATCATTGGCAAAGTGTGGGTAGGGCTCATGCCCAACCAGCACTCAAATCTGATTGGCTTGTCCAAATATGTCCGGCTGGTGGACTGGATTCTCTCTCGTCCGCAGATCCAGGAAGAAGCCATTACTCAAATTGCCGACTTGTTCATGGATCTTGTCAAACCGGATGGCCTTGCCATTGTCATGCAGGCGGATCATTTCTGCATGCATTGGCGTGGCGTAAAGGAATCTGACTCGCTCATGATGAATAGTGTGATGCGTGGATCCTTCCTGAAAAACACCAGTTTGCGACGTGAGTTCCTGTCCCTTATTCCGAGGAAAGAATGA
- the ccmI gene encoding c-type cytochrome biogenesis protein CcmI gives MMAIWFLMVILCSFAAVLIVFPLVRSYEASVAPAQESAVYEDQLKEIGRDLESGSINEAEAKAAKGEVERRLAAAAKARPDVKPLPALWKHCALAVAAGLVIVGGVGLYSILGSPTLPSAVKTQVAQGTQPDQAAKIEEIIAKIKAQVAANPKDAEGWRMLGWALFNVQRFPDSVDAFSKAVALAPDNAEYQSMLAEAVVQAAQGTVTPKAQDLLNAVLAKNPKDVRARYYDAIGHEQSGDQQGALDRWAALLADAPADAGWREDVKGRIASLGKALGKDVSGLITATPDQQAMIEGMVAKLAGELKQNPKNLEGWMRLMQSYQVLKQSDKAKVALADGLQAFAGDAASQDQLKAAAAKLQISP, from the coding sequence ATGATGGCGATCTGGTTTCTCATGGTGATCCTGTGCAGCTTTGCTGCGGTGCTTATCGTGTTTCCCTTGGTGCGCAGCTATGAAGCATCGGTGGCGCCGGCACAGGAATCCGCCGTCTATGAAGACCAGTTGAAAGAGATCGGCCGTGATCTGGAGTCCGGCAGCATCAATGAAGCGGAAGCGAAGGCGGCGAAGGGCGAGGTTGAGCGGCGGCTGGCAGCGGCTGCGAAAGCGCGGCCTGATGTGAAGCCCCTGCCAGCGCTGTGGAAACATTGCGCATTGGCAGTGGCGGCGGGGCTGGTGATTGTAGGTGGTGTGGGCCTCTATTCCATTCTGGGCAGCCCTACCCTGCCATCGGCCGTAAAGACGCAAGTGGCGCAAGGCACACAGCCGGACCAAGCCGCCAAGATTGAAGAGATCATTGCCAAGATCAAAGCGCAGGTTGCGGCCAATCCGAAGGACGCCGAGGGCTGGCGCATGTTGGGCTGGGCGCTGTTCAATGTGCAGCGCTTTCCGGATTCGGTTGATGCCTTCAGCAAGGCGGTGGCGCTGGCACCGGACAATGCCGAGTATCAATCCATGCTGGCCGAGGCCGTGGTGCAAGCGGCGCAGGGCACGGTTACACCGAAAGCGCAGGATCTGCTGAATGCGGTGCTGGCCAAAAACCCGAAGGACGTACGCGCGCGATACTATGATGCCATCGGGCATGAGCAATCCGGCGACCAGCAGGGCGCGCTGGATCGCTGGGCGGCCTTACTCGCGGATGCACCCGCTGATGCCGGCTGGCGCGAAGATGTGAAGGGCCGCATTGCAAGCCTTGGCAAGGCATTGGGCAAGGACGTTAGTGGGCTTATCACTGCCACGCCTGACCAGCAGGCGATGATTGAAGGTATGGTGGCCAAGCTGGCGGGCGAGTTGAAGCAGAATCCAAAGAACCTGGAAGGCTGGATGCGGTTGATGCAATCCTATCAGGTGTTGAAGCAGTCAGATAAGGCAAAGGTTGCGCTGGCGGATGGGTTGCAGGCCTTTGCGGGCGATGCGGCTTCGCAGGACCAGCTAAAGGCGGCAGCGGCCAAACTGCAGATATCCCCTTGA
- the hemA gene encoding 5-aminolevulinate synthase, whose translation MTFDAFFNEKLDGLKKEGRYRVFMDLERHAGQFPRATRHVDGVQKPVTVWCSNDYLGMGQHPKVLAAMHEALDACGAGAGGTRNISGTNHYHVLLEQELADLHGKEAALLFNSGYMSNWTTLSTLASGLPDALVLSDAGNHASMIEGIRHSKAEKIIFKHNDMAELESHLKQHAGKRSIIIAFESVYSMDGDFGKIAEIVALAERYGAMTYLDEVHGVGLYGPRGGGLAEKLGLMDRIDVIEGTLAKAYGVVGGYITGSAALIDYVRSFASGFIFSSALPPAVAAGACAAIQHLKSSQAEREALVARVAEVRAGLDRMGIPTLPNPSHIVPVMVGDAAKCKWISDYLLEHDGIYIQPINYPTVARGKERLRITPQPCHAAEDIAHLLVSLNALWKQCALARAVA comes from the coding sequence ATGACCTTCGATGCATTTTTCAATGAGAAACTGGACGGCCTGAAGAAGGAAGGCCGTTACCGCGTTTTCATGGATCTGGAACGCCATGCAGGGCAGTTCCCGCGCGCCACGCGCCATGTGGACGGCGTGCAGAAGCCGGTGACCGTCTGGTGCTCGAATGATTATTTGGGCATGGGGCAGCACCCGAAGGTGCTGGCAGCCATGCATGAAGCGCTGGATGCCTGTGGTGCGGGCGCCGGCGGCACGCGCAATATTTCCGGCACCAATCATTATCATGTGCTGCTGGAGCAAGAGCTGGCAGACCTGCATGGCAAGGAAGCAGCGCTACTGTTCAATTCTGGCTACATGTCGAACTGGACAACTCTGTCCACGCTGGCTTCCGGCCTGCCGGATGCGCTGGTGCTTTCTGATGCCGGCAACCATGCTTCGATGATCGAAGGCATCCGCCATTCGAAAGCCGAGAAGATCATCTTCAAGCATAATGACATGGCCGAGCTTGAAAGCCATCTCAAACAACATGCGGGCAAGCGCTCGATCATCATCGCCTTTGAATCGGTTTATTCAATGGATGGCGATTTCGGCAAGATTGCCGAGATCGTGGCCCTGGCCGAGCGCTATGGCGCGATGACCTATCTGGATGAAGTGCATGGCGTGGGTCTTTATGGGCCGCGCGGGGGCGGACTGGCGGAGAAGCTGGGGCTGATGGACCGCATCGATGTGATCGAAGGCACATTAGCCAAGGCTTACGGCGTGGTGGGCGGCTATATTACCGGCAGTGCGGCTCTGATCGATTATGTGCGCAGCTTCGCCTCCGGATTCATTTTCTCATCGGCTTTGCCACCTGCTGTTGCTGCGGGTGCGTGTGCCGCCATTCAACATTTGAAATCCAGCCAAGCTGAACGTGAAGCTTTGGTGGCGCGTGTTGCTGAAGTGCGCGCCGGCCTCGACCGTATGGGCATTCCGACTTTGCCCAATCCCAGCCACATCGTGCCAGTGATGGTGGGTGATGCGGCGAAGTGCAAATGGATCAGTGACTATCTGCTGGAGCATGACGGCATCTATATCCAGCCGATCAACTATCCCACTGTGGCACGTGGCAAAGAGCGCCTGCGCATCACGCCGCAGCCCTGCCATGCGGCGGAAGATATTGCGCATCTGTTAGTGTCGCTGAATGCCTTGTGGAAGCAGTGTGCGCTGGCCCGCGCAGTGGCCTAA
- a CDS encoding MFS transporter, protein MSTATAPNTSAPKAAAMGAALSILFSAAICHGINDTMQAVLLSVYPMLHENYALNFAQIGMITLVYQVTASILQPVFGTFTDKYPLPYVLPLAPACTLIGLLLLAVAGSYTTILIAAALIGIGSSLFHPEASRVARLSSGGRFGFAQSIFQIGGNAGSAIGPLLTALIVLPRGQWAIAWIAPLAALAVILLSYVGRWYAGWLKDHTRQASIKAHLRSFRKGEVVWALIVLVILMFSKFIYLTSLQVFYTFYLIGHFGITQQETQLYLFILLAAQALGIIFGGFFTDRIGTKAMIWVSILGALPFALALPYTNLFWTVVLTVPIGLIISSAFSAMVVYAQDLLPGRVGMISGLFFGLAFGLGGIGAAALGVLADKTSIDFVFKVCAFLPILGFFALFLPKGDKAPAAA, encoded by the coding sequence ATGAGCACAGCCACAGCACCCAATACATCTGCACCCAAAGCCGCCGCCATGGGCGCTGCGCTTTCGATCTTGTTCTCTGCCGCCATATGCCACGGCATCAATGATACGATGCAGGCGGTGCTGCTCTCGGTCTATCCGATGCTGCATGAGAATTACGCGCTCAACTTTGCGCAGATCGGCATGATCACGCTGGTTTATCAAGTCACCGCCTCGATCCTGCAGCCGGTCTTCGGCACCTTCACTGATAAATACCCGCTGCCTTACGTTCTTCCGCTCGCACCCGCCTGCACGCTGATCGGCCTGCTGCTGCTGGCCGTCGCCGGCTCCTACACAACCATTCTCATTGCGGCCGCCCTGATCGGCATCGGCTCGTCGCTGTTCCACCCGGAAGCCTCGCGCGTTGCGCGTCTTTCTTCGGGTGGTCGTTTCGGCTTTGCGCAATCGATCTTCCAGATCGGCGGCAATGCCGGCTCGGCCATTGGCCCGTTGCTCACGGCCTTGATCGTTCTCCCGCGCGGCCAATGGGCCATCGCCTGGATCGCACCCTTGGCGGCCCTCGCAGTCATCCTGCTCAGCTATGTCGGCCGCTGGTATGCCGGCTGGCTGAAAGATCATACGCGTCAGGCTTCGATCAAGGCGCATTTGCGCAGCTTCCGCAAAGGCGAGGTAGTCTGGGCGTTGATCGTGCTGGTGATCCTGATGTTCTCCAAATTCATTTACCTGACCAGCCTGCAGGTGTTTTACACTTTTTACCTGATCGGCCATTTCGGCATCACCCAACAGGAAACCCAGCTTTATCTGTTCATCCTGCTGGCCGCGCAGGCGCTGGGCATCATCTTCGGTGGCTTCTTCACCGACCGTATCGGCACCAAGGCGATGATCTGGGTGTCGATCCTCGGAGCACTCCCCTTCGCACTGGCGCTGCCCTACACAAATCTGTTCTGGACGGTGGTGCTCACCGTGCCGATCGGTCTCATCATCTCCTCAGCCTTCTCAGCCATGGTGGTTTATGCGCAGGATCTGCTGCCCGGCCGCGTCGGCATGATCTCCGGCCTGTTCTTCGGTCTGGCCTTTGGCTTGGGCGGCATCGGCGCTGCGGCGCTGGGCGTGCTGGCCGACAAAACCAGCATCGATTTCGTCTTCAAGGTCTGCGCCTTCCTCCCCATTTTGGGCTTCTTCGCGCTGTTCCTTCCGAAAGGTGACAAAGCGCCCGCTGCTGCCTAA
- a CDS encoding glutathione peroxidase: MRKFVSSLVTALFILTGVYTVQATDQSVFDFTLPGLDGKPLPLEQFRGRAVLLVNTASECGYTPQYDGLEKLWEQYKARGLVVIGVPSNDFGGQEPGKSEEIAQFCRKNFGVTFPLADKSVVSGAEAIPVYKWAANHAGFMGKPRWNFHKYLFDKQGKFVEWFASTTEPDSTKITNAVATVLGE, from the coding sequence ATGCGCAAGTTCGTATCTTCATTAGTTACAGCCCTTTTTATTTTGACTGGCGTTTACACCGTGCAAGCTACCGATCAGTCTGTTTTTGATTTCACTCTGCCAGGTTTGGACGGCAAGCCTTTGCCACTCGAACAATTCAGGGGCCGCGCTGTGCTTCTGGTGAACACCGCGTCGGAATGTGGTTACACCCCGCAATATGATGGTCTTGAGAAATTATGGGAACAGTACAAGGCGCGGGGCCTTGTGGTCATCGGCGTCCCCTCCAATGATTTTGGTGGGCAGGAGCCCGGCAAATCGGAAGAGATCGCGCAATTCTGCCGCAAGAATTTCGGCGTCACTTTCCCGCTTGCCGATAAATCTGTGGTCAGCGGTGCTGAAGCCATTCCCGTATACAAATGGGCGGCAAACCATGCGGGGTTTATGGGCAAGCCGCGCTGGAATTTTCATAAATATCTTTTCGACAAACAGGGTAAATTTGTCGAATGGTTCGCATCCACAACCGAACCAGACAGCACAAAGATCACCAATGCAGTCGCTACCGTTCTGGGCGAATAA